The Narcine bancroftii isolate sNarBan1 chromosome 6, sNarBan1.hap1, whole genome shotgun sequence genome window below encodes:
- the LOC138736954 gene encoding uncharacterized protein: MTECVEPIKCLTKMKTNLILCQTFIHSFYSQTPSPFPVLNLLSFTVLPQALRSPSPFWAPLPPQPHVSPIPPHPSGFPTTPQPRGSPTPLSATQVPNTPHPSGSPLTHLVPPHPSGSPSPFWFPSTFWLPLPPQPHRSLMPPHLSRSQPPSASRGPTTLSLAGPRPPSASRVPDPPSASWVPDPREPRGARPPQPHGSPPQPRGPQPPSASQGPNAPQPRGTQHPTASRGPTPHSFAGPNTPQPHGALPPSASRPPTDFSLAGPRPTSASRVPDPP, encoded by the exons ATGACTGAGTGTGTGGAGCCTATCAAATGCCTCACCAAAATGAAAACAAACCTCATCCTCTGCCAGACCTTCATCCATTCCTTTTA TTCCCAAACCCCGTCACCGTTCCCGGTCCTCAACCTCCTGAGCTTCACGGTTCTACCTCAGGCTCtcaggtccccctcacccttctgggcccccctccctcctcagcctcaCGTGTCTCcgatcccccctcacccttctgggttccCGACAACCCCTCAGCCTAGAGGATCGCCGACACCCCTCTCAGCCACgcaggtccccaacacccctcacccatctggttcccccctcacccatctggttccccctcacccttctggttcgccctcacccttctggttcccctcaaccttctggttgcccctccctcctcagcctcaCCGGTCCCTGATGCCCCCTCACCTTTCTAGGTCccaaccaccctcagcctcgcggggtccaaccaccctcagcctcgcggggcccCGACCCCCATCAGCCTCGCGGGTGCCCGACCCACCCTCAGCCTCATGGGTACCCGACCCTCGTGAGCCACGTGGGGCCCGAcctcctcagcctcacgggtcaccccctcagcctcgcgggccccaacccccctcagcctcgcagggaCCCAacgcccctcagcctcgcgggacccAACACCCAACAGCCTCGCGGGGCCCAACCCCCCACAGCTTCGCGGGGCCCAACACCCCACAGCCTCACGGGGCCctacccccttcagcctcgcggcccccgaccgacttcagcctcgcaggtcccCGACCGAcctcagcctcgcgtgtcccCGACCCCCCTTAG